From Juglans regia cultivar Chandler chromosome 6, Walnut 2.0, whole genome shotgun sequence, the proteins below share one genomic window:
- the LOC109019536 gene encoding disease resistance protein RUN1-like isoform X2 translates to MALRAAFSSFSTSFSFSTPKWAYDVFLSFRGEDLRQNFISHLYDALCRKGINTYIDEHLERGKEISPGLLKAIGESRISIIVLSENYASSTWCLDELTKILECKEMKQQIVIPVFYKVDPSVVRNQKENYGEALANYKDKLNDDTKVDTWKSALKEVANLSGFHLKKNGNESEFIHRIIQLVDSKIINQTYFEVANHPIGVESRKLHVYSLLRIGKNNIVHMVGIFGVGGIGKTTITKAVYNTISSKFEGSCFLKNIRETSKSEYGLVQLQETLLSNILGEPSVHDIGNIDRGINVIKNRLRCKRVFIVLDDVDDWGQLKALAGNRDWFGLGSRIIITTRDRNLLSNHEVDATYEVEELNHYEALKLFSSCAFEREKPLDHNYLELSKRLIRYAGGLPLALEVLGLDLRGRSIHEWESALKEYKRIPHQKIQKILRMSYDDLRESEKNIFLDIACFFKGENVDYVVKILDSCGLNPNIGIKKLMDKCLITIDACNKFEMHDLLQDMGREIVREESPKEPGGRSRLWYHEDICHVLEENTGTEQIEGILIDLPKEDLICSSLEALMKMKNLRYFINRNARFSEAPSYLSNELRVLNWLEYPSQSLPYSFHGNKLVDLRISDSLFKELGVGLQNFQNLARMDFSRSEFLTKIPDLSRIPNLVWLDFSDCTNLVEVHASVGSLNKLEHLSFACCTKLTSLPTSLKFRYLKCLRVEGCLRLQNFPEIKFERECLRNLSLANTDIKELPLSIGHLSGLGVLDLSGCKNLVHLPTGILRFRHLKALRLTGCSELVLIPNNLKDDCCSIDLPELESLNLEKCHLPDPDILMSFNRYFTLRRLNLSGSDIIRLPESLNKFDELRTLELKNCKKLQEIPALPPKIKVVNATGCMSLERFPDGFKIPHFFKSQPRDPRWTKLAQNSNGEFSELEVYEFF, encoded by the exons ATGGCCTTGCGAGCagctttttcctctttctctacttctttttctttcagtaCCCCTAAATGGGCTTACGATGTGTTCTTGAGTTTTAGAGGTGAAGATCTTCGACAAAactttatttctcatctatatGATGCTTTGTGTCGAAAGGGAATCAATACTTACATTGATGAACATCTTGAAAGAGGGAAGGAAATTTCACCAGGACTTCTCAAAGCTATTGGGGAGTCAAGGATTTCGATTATCGTTCTTTCTGAAAACTATGCATCATCCACATGGTGTTTAGACGAGCTGACGAAGATTCTCGAGTGCAAAGAAATGAAACAACAAATTGTTATACCAGTATTTTACAAAGTGGATCCATCAGTAGTACGGAACCAAAAGGAAAACTATGGAGAGGCATTGGCGAACTACAAAGACAAGTTGAATGATGATACGAAGGTGGATACCTGGAAGTCTGCGCTGAAAGAAGTGGCCAATTTGTCTGGGTTCCATTTAAAGAAGAATGg GAATGAATCTGAATTTATCCATAGAATCATTCAACTGGTGgactcaaaaataataaatcagaCGTACTTTGAGGTTGCTAATCATCCAATTGGAGTGGAGTCTCGCAAGCTGCATGTATATTCCCTTTTAAGGATCGGAAAGAATAATATTGTACATATGGTAGGGATTTTCGGAGTTGGTGGAATTGGAAAGACAACTATTACGAAAGCAGTATATAACACAATTTCTTCTAAATTTGAAGGTAGTTGCTTCTTGAAAAACATTAGAGAAACTTCGAAGAGCGAGTATGGTCTGGTCCAACTGCAAGAGACTCTTCTCTCTAATATCCTAGGAGAACCTTCGGTTCATGATATTGGCAACATTGATAGAGGAATCAATGTGATAAAGAATAGACTTCGTTGTAAAAGAGTTTTTATAgttcttgatgatgtggatgatTGGGGACAATTGAAAGCTTTGGCCGGAAATCGTGATTGGTTTGGTTTAGGAAGTAGAATCATTATAACAACAAGGGATCGAAATTTACTGAGTAATCATGAAGTTGATGCAACATATGAAGTGGAGGAATTGAACCATTATGAAGCTCTAAAGCTATTTAGTTCGTGTGCCTTTGAAAGAGAGAAACCGCTTGATCATAATTACTTGGAACTTTCCAAACGTCTAATACGTTATGCAGGGGGCCTTCCTTTAGCTTTGGAAGTGCTTGGTTTGGATCTACGTGGTAGAAGTATACATGAATGGGAAAGTGCTTTGAAAGAATACAAAAGAATTCCTCACCAGAAGATTCAAAAGATACTTAGAATGAGCTATGATGATTTGCGTGAAAGTgagaagaatatttttcttgacatTGCATGTTTCTTTAAGGGAGAGAACGTAGATTATGTTGTGAAAATATTGGATAGTTGTGGTTTAAATCCAaatattggaataaaaaaacTGATGGATAAGTGTCTCATTACCATTGATGCTTGTAATAAATTTGAGATGCATGACTTGCTACAAGATATGGGTAGAGAAATTGTTCGAGAAGAATCACCAAAAGAGCCCGGTGGACGTAGTAGATTGTGGTATCACGAAGATATTTGCCATGTACTTGAAGAAAATACG GGAACAGAACAAATTGAAGGCATACTGATAGATTTACCTAAAGAAGACTTGATATGCTCGAGTTTGGAGGcattgatgaagatgaaaaaCCTGAGATATTTCATAAATCGTAATGCACGCTTCTCTGAGGCTCCTAGTTATCTTTCTAACGAGTTAAGAGTGCTCAATTGGTTGGAATATCCTTCACAATCGTTGCCATATAGTTTCCATGGAAATAAGCTAGTTGATCTTCGAATAAGTGATAGCCTCTTCAAGGAATTGGGAGTGGGATTGCAG AATTTCCAGAACTTGGCCAGAATGGACTTCTCTCGTTCTGAATTTCTGACAAAAATCCCTGATCTTTCTCGGATTCCAAATTTAGTGTGGTTGGATTTTTCTGATTGTACAAACTTAGTTGAGGTGCATGCTTCTGTTGGATCCCTTAATAAGCTTGAGCATCTCTCATTTGCATGTTGCACTAAGCTTACCAGTTTGCCAACAAGCCTCAAGTTTAGGTATCTTAAATGCCTCCGGGTTGAAGGTTGCTTAAGACTTCAAAATTTCCCTGAAATCAAGTTTGAAAGGGAATGTTTAAGGAACCTTAGTTTAGCAAACACCGATATAAAAGAATTGCCTTTATCCATTGGGCACCTCTCTGGGCTTGGAGTATTAGATCTAAGTGGCTGCAAAAATCTTGTGCATCTCCCGACTGGCATTCTTCGATTTCGACATCTGAAGGCTCTTCGTCTCACTGGTTGTTCAGAACTTGTTTTAATTCCAAATAACTTGAAGGATGATTGTTGCTCAATAGACCTTCCGGAGCTGGAATCTTTGAATCTTGAAAAGTGTCACCTGCCAGACCCAGATATCCTGATGAGCTTCAATCGCTACTTTACTCTGCGGCGTTTAAATCTATCAGGGAGTGATATTATTAGGCTTCCTGAAAGCTTGAACAagtttgatgagttgaggaccCTTGAGTTAAAGAATTGCaagaaacttcaagaaattccTGCACTgccaccaaaaataaaagtcgTAAACGCAACTGGATGCATGTCATTGGAAAGATTTCCAGACGGATTTAAAATACCTCACTTCTTTAAAAGTCAACCACGAGACCCACGATGGACTAAGCTGGCACAAAATTCCAATGGTG AATTTTCAGAACTTGAAGTTTACGAGTTTTTCTGA
- the LOC109019536 gene encoding disease resistance protein RUN1-like isoform X1: MALRAAFSSFSTSFSFSTPKWAYDVFLSFRGEDLRQNFISHLYDALCRKGINTYIDEHLERGKEISPGLLKAIGESRISIIVLSENYASSTWCLDELTKILECKEMKQQIVIPVFYKVDPSVVRNQKENYGEALANYKDKLNDDTKVDTWKSALKEVANLSGFHLKKNGNESEFIHRIIQLVDSKIINQTYFEVANHPIGVESRKLHVYSLLRIGKNNIVHMVGIFGVGGIGKTTITKAVYNTISSKFEGSCFLKNIRETSKSEYGLVQLQETLLSNILGEPSVHDIGNIDRGINVIKNRLRCKRVFIVLDDVDDWGQLKALAGNRDWFGLGSRIIITTRDRNLLSNHEVDATYEVEELNHYEALKLFSSCAFEREKPLDHNYLELSKRLIRYAGGLPLALEVLGLDLRGRSIHEWESALKEYKRIPHQKIQKILRMSYDDLRESEKNIFLDIACFFKGENVDYVVKILDSCGLNPNIGIKKLMDKCLITIDACNKFEMHDLLQDMGREIVREESPKEPGGRSRLWYHEDICHVLEENTGTEQIEGILIDLPKEDLICSSLEALMKMKNLRYFINRNARFSEAPSYLSNELRVLNWLEYPSQSLPYSFHGNKLVDLRISDSLFKELGVGLQNFQNLARMDFSRSEFLTKIPDLSRIPNLVWLDFSDCTNLVEVHASVGSLNKLEHLSFACCTKLTSLPTSLKFRYLKCLRVEGCLRLQNFPEIKFERECLRNLSLANTDIKELPLSIGHLSGLGVLDLSGCKNLVHLPTGILRFRHLKALRLTGCSELVLIPNNLKDDCCSIDLPELESLNLEKCHLPDPDILMSFNRYFTLRRLNLSGSDIIRLPESLNKFDELRTLELKNCKKLQEIPALPPKIKVVNATGCMSLERFPDGFKIPHFFKSQPRDPRWTKLAQNSNGGIHLAHSSLAGTKFQQ; encoded by the exons ATGGCCTTGCGAGCagctttttcctctttctctacttctttttctttcagtaCCCCTAAATGGGCTTACGATGTGTTCTTGAGTTTTAGAGGTGAAGATCTTCGACAAAactttatttctcatctatatGATGCTTTGTGTCGAAAGGGAATCAATACTTACATTGATGAACATCTTGAAAGAGGGAAGGAAATTTCACCAGGACTTCTCAAAGCTATTGGGGAGTCAAGGATTTCGATTATCGTTCTTTCTGAAAACTATGCATCATCCACATGGTGTTTAGACGAGCTGACGAAGATTCTCGAGTGCAAAGAAATGAAACAACAAATTGTTATACCAGTATTTTACAAAGTGGATCCATCAGTAGTACGGAACCAAAAGGAAAACTATGGAGAGGCATTGGCGAACTACAAAGACAAGTTGAATGATGATACGAAGGTGGATACCTGGAAGTCTGCGCTGAAAGAAGTGGCCAATTTGTCTGGGTTCCATTTAAAGAAGAATGg GAATGAATCTGAATTTATCCATAGAATCATTCAACTGGTGgactcaaaaataataaatcagaCGTACTTTGAGGTTGCTAATCATCCAATTGGAGTGGAGTCTCGCAAGCTGCATGTATATTCCCTTTTAAGGATCGGAAAGAATAATATTGTACATATGGTAGGGATTTTCGGAGTTGGTGGAATTGGAAAGACAACTATTACGAAAGCAGTATATAACACAATTTCTTCTAAATTTGAAGGTAGTTGCTTCTTGAAAAACATTAGAGAAACTTCGAAGAGCGAGTATGGTCTGGTCCAACTGCAAGAGACTCTTCTCTCTAATATCCTAGGAGAACCTTCGGTTCATGATATTGGCAACATTGATAGAGGAATCAATGTGATAAAGAATAGACTTCGTTGTAAAAGAGTTTTTATAgttcttgatgatgtggatgatTGGGGACAATTGAAAGCTTTGGCCGGAAATCGTGATTGGTTTGGTTTAGGAAGTAGAATCATTATAACAACAAGGGATCGAAATTTACTGAGTAATCATGAAGTTGATGCAACATATGAAGTGGAGGAATTGAACCATTATGAAGCTCTAAAGCTATTTAGTTCGTGTGCCTTTGAAAGAGAGAAACCGCTTGATCATAATTACTTGGAACTTTCCAAACGTCTAATACGTTATGCAGGGGGCCTTCCTTTAGCTTTGGAAGTGCTTGGTTTGGATCTACGTGGTAGAAGTATACATGAATGGGAAAGTGCTTTGAAAGAATACAAAAGAATTCCTCACCAGAAGATTCAAAAGATACTTAGAATGAGCTATGATGATTTGCGTGAAAGTgagaagaatatttttcttgacatTGCATGTTTCTTTAAGGGAGAGAACGTAGATTATGTTGTGAAAATATTGGATAGTTGTGGTTTAAATCCAaatattggaataaaaaaacTGATGGATAAGTGTCTCATTACCATTGATGCTTGTAATAAATTTGAGATGCATGACTTGCTACAAGATATGGGTAGAGAAATTGTTCGAGAAGAATCACCAAAAGAGCCCGGTGGACGTAGTAGATTGTGGTATCACGAAGATATTTGCCATGTACTTGAAGAAAATACG GGAACAGAACAAATTGAAGGCATACTGATAGATTTACCTAAAGAAGACTTGATATGCTCGAGTTTGGAGGcattgatgaagatgaaaaaCCTGAGATATTTCATAAATCGTAATGCACGCTTCTCTGAGGCTCCTAGTTATCTTTCTAACGAGTTAAGAGTGCTCAATTGGTTGGAATATCCTTCACAATCGTTGCCATATAGTTTCCATGGAAATAAGCTAGTTGATCTTCGAATAAGTGATAGCCTCTTCAAGGAATTGGGAGTGGGATTGCAG AATTTCCAGAACTTGGCCAGAATGGACTTCTCTCGTTCTGAATTTCTGACAAAAATCCCTGATCTTTCTCGGATTCCAAATTTAGTGTGGTTGGATTTTTCTGATTGTACAAACTTAGTTGAGGTGCATGCTTCTGTTGGATCCCTTAATAAGCTTGAGCATCTCTCATTTGCATGTTGCACTAAGCTTACCAGTTTGCCAACAAGCCTCAAGTTTAGGTATCTTAAATGCCTCCGGGTTGAAGGTTGCTTAAGACTTCAAAATTTCCCTGAAATCAAGTTTGAAAGGGAATGTTTAAGGAACCTTAGTTTAGCAAACACCGATATAAAAGAATTGCCTTTATCCATTGGGCACCTCTCTGGGCTTGGAGTATTAGATCTAAGTGGCTGCAAAAATCTTGTGCATCTCCCGACTGGCATTCTTCGATTTCGACATCTGAAGGCTCTTCGTCTCACTGGTTGTTCAGAACTTGTTTTAATTCCAAATAACTTGAAGGATGATTGTTGCTCAATAGACCTTCCGGAGCTGGAATCTTTGAATCTTGAAAAGTGTCACCTGCCAGACCCAGATATCCTGATGAGCTTCAATCGCTACTTTACTCTGCGGCGTTTAAATCTATCAGGGAGTGATATTATTAGGCTTCCTGAAAGCTTGAACAagtttgatgagttgaggaccCTTGAGTTAAAGAATTGCaagaaacttcaagaaattccTGCACTgccaccaaaaataaaagtcgTAAACGCAACTGGATGCATGTCATTGGAAAGATTTCCAGACGGATTTAAAATACCTCACTTCTTTAAAAGTCAACCACGAGACCCACGATGGACTAAGCTGGCACAAAATTCCAATGGTGGTATCCATCTTGCTCATTCGTCTCTAGCAGGCACAAAATTTCAACAATGA
- the LOC109019537 gene encoding probable WRKY transcription factor 19 yields MTQSSIQHLTENKFVQGNPSIECHIFRYRESRATQLFQTVLGKEIVRQESPEEPGKRSRLWFHEDVRHVLEENTGTNKIEGVLVDMHEQELIHLSPKVFKKMKSLRLFINRNVHFSRGPSYLSNELRLLDWSEYPSESLP; encoded by the exons ATGACACAGAGCTCCATCCAGCATTTGACTGAGAACAAGTTTGTGCAGGGCAACCCAAGTATTGAATGCCACAT TTTCAGGTATCGAGAAAGCAGGGCAACCCAACTATTTCAGACAGTTTTAG GTAAAGAAATTGTTCGACAAGAATCACCTGAAGAGCCTGGTAAACGTAGTAGATTATGGTTTCACGAAGATGTTCGTCACGTACTTGAAGAAAATACG GGAACAAACAAAATTGAAGGTGTATTGGTAGATATGCATGAACAAGAACTGATACATTTGAGTCCGAAGGTGTTCAAGAAGATGAAAAGTCTTAGGCTGTTTATAAACCGTAATGTTCACTTTTCTAGAGGGCCAAGTTACCTTTCTAATGAGTTAAGATTACTTGATTGGTCTGAATATCCTTCAGAATCTCTACCATAA
- the LOC118348686 gene encoding disease resistance protein RPP5-like, with protein MTFNECEFLKEIPDLSSISNLKELIVKFCTRLVEVHDSVGSLKNLYTLNFHGCSELQILPRSLNLRSLHELLLADCSSLRYLPEIKCKMESLIKLDLQGTAIEELPLSIGNLVGLKSLRLWDCKNLMRLPIACIQLQNLWLLEIGGCPKLVKKMRDDGPSLLAIESTKMEEEISLPEEQLHELAPPTNSSNESTELQLLNLQSCFQSETNFFPISSFFTMFNSSASLSHLDLWGTEIVSLPTNIKEFIALTHLFLECEKLEEILELPPNIRRVDVSGCKSLQRFSEVSKILEFNGSHIRSLQRITLTGCDKMHENIWNDKVQIPLLWKGVYEYDATLFPENQIPEWLNYIHEFLKDNDGRSRGEEEWVIDIEGPHYLEEISGIVLYLVIVFGGDIDIFNDASSWNGGIGDAKITSKSSNHINGKLYWIFCMGGVLQFTIF; from the exons ATGACTTTCAATGAGTGTGAATTCTTAAAAGAGATTCCGGATCTTTCAAGCatctcaaatttgaaggaattgATTGTCAAATTTTGTACAAGATTAGTTGAGGTGCATGATTCTGTTGGATCTTTGAAAAATCTTTATACGTTGAATTTTCATGGATGCTCTGAACTCCAAATCCTTCCAAGAAGCCTCAATTTGAGATCCTTACACGAGCTTCTTCTTGCTGATTGCTCAAGCCTTCGTTATCTTCCTGAAATCAAGTGTAAAATGGAATCTTTAATTAAATTGGATCTACAAGGCACTGCAATAGAAGAACTACCTTTATCCATCGGGAACCTCGTTGGACTTAAGAGTTTACGACTATGGGACTGCAAGAACCTTATGCGTCTCCCAATTGCTTGCATTCAGTTGCAAAATTTATGGCTCCTCGAGATTGGTGGTTGTCCAAAACTTGTAAAGAAGATGAGGGATGATGGGCCATCCCTTCTAGCTATTGAGTCTACAAAAATGGAAGAGGAGATATCATTACCTGAAGAACAACTCCATGAATTGGCGCCTCCAACGAATTCAAGCAATGAGAGCACTGAATTACAATTGTTGAATCTTCAAAGTTGTTTCCAATCAGaaacaaatttctttccaatATCTAGTTTCtttaccatgtttaactcctcCGCCAGTTTGAGTCATTTAGATCTATGGGGGACTGAAATTGTTAGCCTTCCCACGAACATCAAAGAATTCATTGCACTAACTCATCTTTTCTTGGAATGtgagaaacttgaagaaatacTAGAGCTTCCCCCAAATATACGACGCGTAGATGTTAGTGGATGCAAGTCATTACAGAGATTTTCAGAAGTATCAAAAATATTGGAATTCAATGGAAGCCACATCAGATCGCTACAAAGAATTACATTGACCGGCTGCGACAAAATGCATGAGAATATATGGAATGATAAAGTGCAAATTCCATTATTGTGGAAG GGAGTCTATGAATATGATGCTACTTTGTTTCCAGAAAATCAGATTCCAGAGTGGTTGAATTATATTCATgagtttttaaaagataatgatGGCAGATCGAGGGGAGAAGAAGAGTGGGTAATAGATATTGAGGGGCCACACTATTTGGAGGAGATAAGCGGAATTGTATTATATCTCGTAATTGTATTTGGAGGAGATATTGACATTTTTAATGATGCTTCAAGCTGGAATGGTGGTATTGGTGATGCTAAGATAACCAGTAAAAGCTCAAATCAT ATCAATGGAAAATTATACTGGATATTTTGTATGGGTGGGGTACTCCAATTTACAATCTTTTGA